The following are encoded together in the Desulfonatronum sp. SC1 genome:
- a CDS encoding FeS-binding protein, whose product MNSPKSPVSLWQTRLFAVSVFVLAISGLGQMPLFKRYYVADIPGLAWTADFFVQHVLHYVAAGVFLALVAYWAVIHLRIHSRKYRITLWGWLRVATVAALIGTGFFRVLKNLPEWSFSPEAVMLIGWSHLAAALLFGVLALLARISGNSAYLVPRSLK is encoded by the coding sequence ATGAATAGCCCGAAATCTCCCGTATCCCTCTGGCAGACACGGCTTTTCGCGGTCAGCGTGTTCGTATTGGCCATTTCCGGGCTGGGCCAGATGCCTCTGTTCAAACGGTACTATGTCGCCGACATTCCCGGCTTGGCCTGGACCGCGGACTTTTTTGTCCAGCACGTCCTGCACTACGTCGCGGCCGGGGTTTTTCTGGCCCTGGTCGCCTATTGGGCCGTGATCCACCTGCGGATTCATTCCCGGAAATACCGGATTACTCTCTGGGGCTGGCTGCGCGTCGCGACCGTGGCCGCCCTGATCGGAACGGGCTTTTTCCGGGTGCTCAAGAACCTGCCCGAATGGTCCTTTTCCCCGGAAGCCGTGATGCTCATCGGTTGGTCCCACCTGGCGGCGGCCCTGCTCTTCGGCGTTCTGGCCCTGTTGGCCCGGATCAGCGGGAACTCCGCGTATCTGGTCCCCCGTTCCTTGAAATAA
- a CDS encoding 4Fe-4S dicluster domain-containing protein, with protein MHDAKDGAVTRPSTLSRRNFLKAAGVAGAAAVMPMNVGSVEAAGRPEELATVLDISQCIGCGACVEACREVNGFKHPKPEKPFPEMFPKRVQAEDWTERRFTDDRLTPFNWLYIQTAAGEWNGKPFELHVPRRCLHCQNPPCANLCPWGAAFRQSDGIVRINEKICLGGGKCRDVCPWEIPQRQTGVGLYLDLMPRFAGNGVMYKCDRCYQRVAQGHEPACIEICPMHIQHIGPRSEMLDLARKLAADMDGYVYGAEENGGTNTFYVSPVPFEVLNGTIQTGPGRPHLKPVPDVMAKAENLTWALVAAPLAGIAAGLLTGARAMTRKEVDHE; from the coding sequence ATGCACGATGCCAAAGATGGCGCGGTGACGCGCCCTAGTACCCTTTCCAGGCGAAATTTCCTGAAAGCCGCGGGAGTGGCCGGCGCGGCGGCGGTTATGCCCATGAACGTAGGCTCCGTCGAGGCAGCCGGTCGCCCGGAGGAGTTGGCAACGGTCCTGGACATCAGCCAGTGCATCGGTTGCGGGGCCTGCGTGGAGGCCTGCCGGGAGGTCAACGGGTTCAAGCATCCCAAACCGGAGAAGCCGTTTCCGGAGATGTTTCCCAAGCGGGTGCAGGCTGAGGACTGGACAGAGCGGCGGTTCACGGACGACCGGCTGACCCCGTTTAACTGGCTGTATATCCAAACCGCCGCCGGGGAGTGGAACGGCAAGCCTTTCGAGCTGCACGTCCCCAGACGATGCCTGCATTGCCAAAACCCGCCCTGCGCCAATCTTTGCCCCTGGGGCGCGGCCTTTCGCCAATCCGACGGGATTGTACGGATCAACGAAAAAATCTGCCTGGGCGGGGGCAAGTGCCGTGACGTCTGCCCCTGGGAGATTCCGCAGCGCCAGACCGGCGTGGGGTTGTATCTGGACCTGATGCCCAGGTTCGCCGGGAACGGGGTGATGTACAAGTGCGACCGCTGTTACCAGCGGGTGGCCCAAGGACACGAACCGGCGTGCATCGAGATCTGCCCCATGCATATTCAGCACATCGGACCGCGTTCCGAAATGTTGGACCTGGCCCGTAAGCTGGCCGCGGACATGGATGGGTACGTGTACGGGGCTGAAGAGAACGGCGGGACGAACACCTTCTATGTTTCCCCGGTGCCCTTTGAGGTGCTGAATGGCACGATCCAGACCGGCCCGGGCCGGCCACATCTCAAGCCGGTCCCGGACGTGATGGCCAAGGCGGAAAATCTGACCTGGGCCCTGGTCGCGGCGCCTTTGGCGGGCATTGCCGCCGGGCTGCTGACCGGCGCACGGGCCATGACCCGGAAGGAGGTCGACCATGAATAG
- a CDS encoding efflux transporter outer membrane subunit translates to MYRRCFFLFHMVAVLLVFAVLPLAGCALGPDYRRPAMPLPEVWPENTALRGEGAEDWQDWWKRFDDSTLDKLVARAVQDNPDVRMQAARVREARARLGYSTADQFPTVGIQADAVRQQASGQAAGLSQDRGPVGNLFSLAGVLSYEVDIWGRLAREREASEALLQGSVYAHEAVRLAVIAEVVSTYFSLQAARRELEVTRQALGILEEMYRLEAIRFKHGQVDELVLRQAESELEATRAMLPLQHRQVRMLEGALGILTGLSPAGLMAEPDMGTRVLADIRDPGVMPLMLPSELLFRRPDIRAVEEALRAASARIGITQAERLPKLNLAALLGGTSVEAGDLFTSSARTWSLGVGAAGPLLDFGRNKARVESAEAQFAQAEIDYTATVSQAFNEVRDALVFYQSSREYMNTVDRQLAIARRAEELADIRYRQGLVRFIEFLDAHRTRLAAEQNLNNAVRDVFSATATLFKALGGGWTGEHDRAEMTPVDFHPESLTKR, encoded by the coding sequence ATGTATAGGCGATGTTTTTTTCTCTTCCATATGGTAGCAGTTCTGCTGGTTTTCGCTGTGTTGCCGCTGGCGGGATGCGCCCTGGGGCCGGACTATCGCCGCCCGGCCATGCCGCTGCCCGAGGTATGGCCGGAGAACACCGCGTTGCGAGGCGAGGGCGCCGAGGATTGGCAGGATTGGTGGAAGCGCTTCGATGACTCAACCCTGGACAAACTGGTGGCCCGTGCCGTTCAGGATAATCCGGACGTGCGAATGCAGGCGGCCCGCGTGCGGGAAGCCCGGGCTCGCCTGGGCTACAGCACGGCCGATCAATTCCCCACGGTGGGGATCCAGGCCGACGCAGTCCGCCAGCAGGCATCCGGTCAGGCCGCGGGCCTGTCCCAGGACCGTGGGCCGGTCGGAAACCTGTTTTCCCTGGCCGGCGTGCTTAGCTACGAGGTGGACATTTGGGGCCGACTAGCCCGGGAGCGCGAGGCCTCCGAGGCCTTGCTGCAGGGGAGTGTGTACGCCCATGAGGCCGTGCGTCTGGCCGTGATCGCCGAAGTGGTGAGTACGTATTTCAGCCTGCAGGCGGCTCGCCGGGAACTGGAGGTTACCCGGCAGGCATTGGGCATCCTCGAGGAAATGTATCGATTGGAGGCGATCCGGTTCAAGCATGGTCAGGTCGACGAACTGGTCCTGCGCCAAGCCGAGTCCGAATTGGAGGCGACCAGGGCGATGCTGCCCCTTCAACACAGACAGGTCCGGATGTTGGAGGGGGCCTTGGGCATCCTCACGGGCCTGAGTCCGGCTGGGCTGATGGCTGAGCCGGACATGGGCACGCGGGTCCTTGCGGATATTCGTGATCCCGGCGTCATGCCCCTGATGCTGCCTTCGGAACTGCTATTCCGCCGACCGGACATCCGGGCCGTGGAAGAGGCCCTGCGGGCCGCTTCGGCCCGGATCGGAATCACCCAGGCAGAACGGTTGCCCAAGCTGAACTTGGCTGCCCTCCTAGGCGGGACGTCCGTGGAGGCGGGCGATCTGTTTACTTCTTCGGCCAGAACTTGGAGCCTGGGCGTTGGAGCGGCTGGCCCATTGCTGGATTTCGGACGCAACAAGGCCCGGGTGGAATCCGCCGAAGCGCAGTTCGCGCAGGCGGAAATTGACTATACGGCAACGGTGAGCCAAGCCTTCAACGAGGTACGGGACGCCCTGGTTTTTTATCAAAGCTCCCGTGAGTACATGAACACCGTTGATCGGCAACTGGCTATCGCCCGACGGGCCGAGGAACTGGCGGACATCCGCTATCGTCAGGGTCTGGTGCGTTTCATCGAGTTTCTCGACGCCCACCGGACGCGGTTGGCCGCGGAACAGAACCTGAACAATGCCGTCAGAGACGTGTTCAGCGCCACGGCTACCCTGTTCAAGGCTCTGGGCGGGGGATGGACTGGGGAGCACGATAGAGCGGAAATGACGCCAGTGGATTTTCATCCGGAAAGTTTAACGAAGAGATGA